In Cydia fagiglandana chromosome 16, ilCydFagi1.1, whole genome shotgun sequence, the following are encoded in one genomic region:
- the LOC134672137 gene encoding solute carrier family 22 member 1-like has product MAVLSSIVEDKEEIHLDTVLGKLGAFGRHQVATLFMLALVYATGTMYNVNYVFAVEEVHYRCKLPNCESNTSFWVPWLNSSSPDTTEEGIKQCARYQLVGDSCPPVFGDSSEECREWVYEDPHSFVAEFGLACEEWKRALVGTAHIFGNMLGLLVQGQISDRFGRKTAAVFSGTMGGVIGLVKSFATSYWPYVVLEALEAAIGDALSPMFMLSIEIVAKEKAVLYQMILLNVATCGLIILPFISWAVPYWRYFLRVIYAPALILLTYSFFLDESIRWLFSKGKKERAIKIIEKISRRNNVTIDKQMLNKLDYKEEEESTDFSDWKLLLKTFKSRIMMQRFLVCMVWWFTITLINYGMMISSVSFGGNKYVNFALLMLMDIPANVFYWVALSKYRRKMPLLLSFLVGGVFCVAQPFVPSDYAWAGLTLLMAFEMLATFSYNIVYMYTSELFPTYTRNSLVAVCSSVGRVGALLAPQAPLLMTYWVGFPPLVFGSLSLLCGVLTLPMPETAGCELPDTIKEAERIGKKKKTELQEEMGMIEKPVT; this is encoded by the exons ATGGCGGTGCTTAGTTCAATAGTCGAAGATAAAGAAGAGATTCATTTGGACACCGTTTTGGGCAAACTTGGTGCATTCGGGAGACACCAGGTGGCGACACTGTTCATGTTGGCTCTAGTGTACGCCACAGGAACTATGTATAACGTTAATTATGTATTTGCTGTTGAGGAGGTACATTATAG ATGTAAACTGCCGAATTGCGAGAGCAACACCAGTTTCTGGGTCCCGTGGCTCAACTCATCTTCACCAGACACCACGGAGGAGGGCATCAAGCAATGTGCAAGATACCAGCTCGTTGGAGACAGCTGTCCACCTGTCTTCGGTGATAGTAGCGAGGAGTGCCGGGAGTGGGTGTATGAGGATCCTCACAGCTTTGTGGCTGAG TTCGGGCTAGCATGCGAAGAGTGGAAGCGGGCCTTGGTGGGCACGGCGCATATCTTCGGGAACATGCTAGGATTGCTCGTGCAGGGACAAATCTCAGACAG GTTCGGAAGAAAGACGGCAGCAGTTTTCTCAGGCACCATGGGAGGAGTTATTGGTCTAGTCAAGAGTTTTGCCACTTCCTACTGGCCATACGTGGTCTTGGAGGCGCTTGAAGCGGCCATAGGAGACGCACTTAGCCCCATGTTTATGCTCA GCATCGAGATCGTAGCAAAAGAAAAGGCGGTTCTATACCAGATGATTCTCCTGAACGTGGCTACCTGCGGTCTCATCATTCTTCCCTTCATCTCCTGGGCCGTACCTTATTGGAGATACTTCCTTCGCGTCATCTACGCGCCCGCCCTCATTCTTCTTACCTATTCCTTCTTCCTTGATGAAAGCATCCGCTGGCTCTTCAGCAAAGGAAAGAAGGAACGTGCCATTAAGATTATTGAGAAGATTTCTAGAAGAAACAATGTTACTATAGATAAGCAGATGCTAAATAAACTAGactataaagaagaagaagaatccaCTGATTTCAGCGATTGGAAGTTACTGTTGAAGACGTTTAAATCCAGGATTATGATGCAGAGATTCTTAGTGTGTATGGTGTGGTGGTTTACAATAACGTTAATAAACTATGGGATGATGATAAGCTCAGTGTCGTTTGGTGGGAATAAGTATGTGAACTTTGCGTTGTTGATGCTGATGGATATACCAGCGAATGTTTTCTATTGGGTGGCTTTGTCGAAGTATAGGAGGAAGATGCCGCTGCTGCTGTCGTTTCTGGTTGGAGGTGTGTTCTGTGTGGCGCAGCCTTTTGTACCATCAG ATTACGCCTGGGCTGGGCTAACACTGCTGATGGCGTTCGAGATGCTAGCCACCTTCTCCTACAACATCGTGTACATGTACACCTCTGAGCTGTTCCCGACCTACACGAGGAACTCTCTGGTTGCCGTCTGCTCGTCGGTTGGAAGAGTGGGAGCTTTGCTTGCCCCACAGGCGCCTTTATTG ATGACGTATTGGGTCGGCTTCCCCCCTCTGGTCTTCGGATCTCTATCTCTCCTGTGTGGCGTACTAACCCTCCCGATGCCCGAAACAGCAGGCTGCGAGCTACCAGACACCATTAAAGAGGCCGAGAGAATCggcaagaagaagaagacagaGCTCCAGGAGGAAATGGGAATGATTGAAAAACCAGTCACGTAA